From the genome of Treponema denticola:
AAACGGGGTAAGGCAGGAACTGGGTCAAATAGCTATGGCCGGTTTTGCCAATCAGGGCGGTCTTGAAAAAGCCGGACAAAATACCTATGTTCAGTCAAATAACTCCGGTATTGCAAATGTTTCTACATCGGGCACAGTCGGAAAGGGCTCTTTGATAGGCGGTACTCTCGAAATGAGTAATGTAGATTTAACCGACCAATTTGTAGACATGATCGTAACTCAAAAAGGCTTTCAGGCAGGAGCTAAAACAATACAAACTTCAGATACAATGCTTGAAACAGTCTTGAACTTGAAACGATAGTATGGTATAATATAGGGTATTATTTATGATACAGGTAACGCGGCTAAACGGAACAAAGTATTGGATTAATCCTCATCAAATTGAAACGATAGAGTGTAATCCGGATGTTACTTTGCAGATGCTTTCAGGAAAATATTATGTAATTAAGGAAAGGCCTGAAGAAATTTTGGAGTCCATAGTCGCTTACCGCCGTAAAATCGGCGTATTTAAAAATGAGTTGTAGTAGAAGCAAAAAGGGGTAGATATGGATATAGCGTCGTTTATAGGAATATTC
Proteins encoded in this window:
- a CDS encoding flagellar FlbD family protein, with the translated sequence MIQVTRLNGTKYWINPHQIETIECNPDVTLQMLSGKYYVIKERPEEILESIVAYRRKIGVFKNEL